In Sphingobacterium sp. PCS056, the following proteins share a genomic window:
- a CDS encoding glycosyltransferase family 2 protein produces MYNNPKFSIITVVYNNVRDIEHTIKSVVNQTYKHIEYIVIDGVSTDGTLDVIEKYKSNIAILVSEKDKGIYDAMNKGLARATGDYVLFLNSGDELYSKETLANIAEVSEGADILYGETFLINDQREIIGERRHQVPAHFNWKSFRYGMNICHQAIYVKRTIAEPYDLRYTLCADIDWVIKAAKKANICVNANQHVARYLVGGMSKQRHRESLKERFEIFQKYYGTIPNLFNHLVIAFKMIVYRIKNGNPAD; encoded by the coding sequence ATGTATAACAATCCTAAGTTTTCCATCATTACAGTCGTTTATAACAATGTACGGGATATCGAACATACCATCAAATCCGTTGTTAACCAAACGTATAAACATATCGAATACATTGTCATTGATGGCGTCTCTACCGATGGTACCTTGGATGTGATCGAAAAATACAAATCAAATATCGCTATTCTTGTGTCCGAAAAAGATAAAGGAATTTATGATGCGATGAATAAGGGTCTAGCACGTGCAACTGGGGATTATGTTCTTTTTTTAAATTCGGGGGACGAACTGTACAGCAAAGAAACATTGGCTAATATCGCTGAAGTAAGTGAAGGTGCTGATATCTTATACGGTGAAACCTTTTTGATAAACGATCAACGTGAAATCATTGGTGAACGTAGACATCAAGTTCCTGCACATTTTAATTGGAAAAGTTTTCGTTACGGCATGAACATCTGTCATCAAGCAATTTATGTCAAGCGTACCATTGCCGAACCCTATGATCTCCGGTATACCTTATGTGCAGATATTGATTGGGTAATAAAAGCTGCTAAGAAAGCTAATATATGTGTTAATGCCAATCAGCATGTCGCTCGCTATCTGGTCGGAGGCATGTCCAAACAAAGGCATCGAGAATCTTTAAAGGAACGTTTTGAAATCTTTCAAAAATATTATGGTACGATTCCCAATCTATTTAATCACCTTGTCATTGCTTTCAAAATGATTGTATATCGTATCAAAAATGGTAATCCCGCAGACTAA
- a CDS encoding DUF5689 domain-containing protein — translation MKKILFNIIKVMVVLVAMTSCQDTNYPGATISSYIGIFDLRALFKGEVVTLDAEKLGGSSKLAALVVSDHKGGNLPDGLLVVQDTRRLGKLRGISIDLGDAAMNYQPGDSVIIDIIGSQLLREDGLLKLKNIRENQILKVASGRPIKNNVVTSKAILENPEAYESTLVIILKGGFNPIPKAGDVLSGTKVLNDGFANIKLVTNEKAEFSQQSPYILGNYYGIVFSQEGGTGLRTPYLRCRAKEDILMLSSEIELASIVITGFASDVKGSDTNYEYMQFMATEDIDFSKTPYAVVVSNNANASTPTGAPANGWATGGMRTYKFNLTTGIARKGTFFYVGGKYQMINGSASTSLETSNWVLNYDYNENNGFDFGNKTSGLLANSGNAFGIAVFKGTTVTKDSKPVDVLYNSGGGALWEGNKGYRITNNDFYDVINPLTMESQPFFKQGTNQLFLKYNTADVGYFVSLGGEYNLTLGRWTVARNQNNVEMSKTSTITEIEHEKATKLVEQ, via the coding sequence ATGAAAAAAATATTATTTAATATTATTAAAGTGATGGTGGTTCTGGTGGCCATGACATCATGTCAAGACACCAATTATCCAGGAGCAACAATTAGTTCATACATTGGTATCTTTGATCTTCGGGCTCTATTTAAAGGAGAAGTAGTAACACTAGATGCAGAAAAACTAGGTGGTTCCAGTAAGTTAGCAGCACTAGTCGTATCCGATCATAAAGGCGGCAATCTGCCTGATGGATTATTAGTCGTACAAGATACAAGACGTTTAGGAAAGTTGCGTGGTATTTCAATCGATCTTGGCGATGCTGCAATGAATTATCAACCTGGAGATTCGGTCATTATTGATATTATAGGCAGTCAACTTTTGAGGGAGGATGGTCTATTGAAACTTAAAAATATCAGAGAAAATCAAATTTTAAAGGTAGCTTCTGGACGACCGATTAAAAACAATGTGGTGACCTCAAAGGCCATATTGGAAAATCCCGAGGCCTATGAAAGTACTTTGGTTATTATTTTAAAGGGAGGGTTTAATCCAATTCCGAAAGCTGGAGATGTACTATCTGGAACTAAAGTCTTGAATGACGGTTTTGCAAACATAAAGTTAGTAACCAATGAAAAGGCTGAATTTTCCCAACAATCACCATATATTCTCGGGAATTATTATGGGATTGTTTTTAGTCAGGAAGGTGGTACAGGTCTACGTACTCCTTATCTGAGATGTCGCGCAAAAGAAGATATTTTGATGCTAAGTTCTGAAATTGAACTCGCATCCATTGTGATCACAGGTTTTGCTAGTGATGTTAAAGGTTCAGATACTAACTATGAATATATGCAATTCATGGCTACAGAAGATATCGATTTCTCGAAAACACCTTATGCCGTGGTTGTGAGCAATAATGCCAATGCTTCAACGCCTACGGGTGCACCAGCGAATGGGTGGGCAACTGGAGGTATGAGAACGTACAAGTTTAATTTAACAACAGGTATCGCTCGTAAAGGTACGTTCTTTTATGTCGGAGGAAAATATCAGATGATCAATGGAAGCGCTTCCACAAGTTTGGAAACTTCCAATTGGGTGTTAAATTATGATTACAATGAAAATAATGGATTTGATTTTGGAAATAAAACTTCAGGATTGTTAGCCAACAGTGGCAATGCCTTTGGTATTGCTGTTTTCAAAGGAACCACCGTGACAAAAGATTCCAAGCCCGTCGATGTGCTATATAATTCTGGTGGAGGAGCCCTTTGGGAAGGAAATAAAGGTTATCGTATTACAAATAATGATTTTTATGATGTCATCAATCCTTTAACGATGGAATCTCAACCCTTCTTCAAACAAGGAACAAATCAATTATTTCTAAAGTACAATACGGCAGATGTGGGTTATTTCGTAAGTTTGGGAGGTGAATATAATCTAACTTTAGGACGCTGGACAGTAGCTCGTAATCAAAATAATGTAGAGATGAGCAAGACCTCGACCATTACGGAAATAGAGCATGAAAAAGCGACAAAACTGGTGGAGCAATAG
- a CDS encoding DUF3820 family protein — MMNPEILTELVTVKMPFGKYQGYTLCNLPEPYLVWFHQKGFPAGKLGIQLGTLYEIKLNGLEYLLDPLKKR; from the coding sequence ATGATGAATCCTGAAATATTAACAGAACTCGTAACAGTAAAAATGCCTTTTGGAAAATACCAAGGCTATACGTTATGTAATCTTCCCGAACCTTATCTAGTGTGGTTTCACCAAAAGGGTTTTCCAGCAGGAAAGTTGGGAATTCAATTGGGCACTCTTTATGAGATAAAATTAAATGGATTGGAATATCTATTGGATCCTTTGAAGAAAAGGTAA
- a CDS encoding rhodanese-related sulfurtransferase, which produces MAHYQTLLYYCYSPIADAEKFATDHLEFCKSLNLVGRIIVADEGLNGTVSGSPESCQAYMDAIYADGRFNHTEFKIDDVTEPSFIKMHCRYKTEIVHSGLRDPKIIDPTLKTGIHLEPKDFMEMKDRDDVVVLDVRSNYEHNVGRFKNAVTLDIENFREFPEKVKELEQYKGKKILTYCTGGIKCEKASALLLAEGFEDVYQLHGGIIKYGKEAGGKDFDGKCYVFDNRVTVDVNSINPVVVSTCKNCGKQTPKMINCASPSCNEHFTQCDECGEKLEGCCSTACQEDPLKRPYDGTGYYVKIPQPVNIEKISKRKHKNFPPKVSLENSL; this is translated from the coding sequence ATGGCACACTATCAAACATTACTGTACTATTGCTACAGTCCCATTGCTGACGCAGAAAAATTTGCGACGGATCACTTAGAATTTTGTAAATCATTAAACCTAGTTGGACGTATTATTGTTGCTGACGAAGGTCTAAATGGTACGGTTTCGGGCTCACCTGAGTCTTGTCAAGCCTACATGGATGCTATCTATGCCGATGGTAGATTTAATCATACCGAATTCAAGATTGATGATGTAACAGAACCGTCTTTTATCAAGATGCACTGCCGTTACAAAACTGAAATTGTACACTCGGGTTTACGTGATCCAAAAATAATCGATCCAACACTGAAAACAGGGATTCATCTTGAACCGAAAGACTTCATGGAAATGAAAGATCGTGATGATGTTGTTGTGCTCGATGTTCGCTCGAATTACGAACACAATGTGGGTCGCTTTAAAAATGCGGTGACATTGGATATTGAAAATTTCAGAGAATTTCCAGAAAAAGTAAAAGAACTGGAACAATACAAAGGAAAAAAAATCTTAACCTATTGCACTGGTGGTATTAAATGTGAAAAAGCTTCAGCGCTATTATTAGCCGAAGGTTTTGAAGATGTTTACCAACTACATGGCGGAATTATCAAATATGGTAAAGAAGCGGGTGGTAAAGATTTTGATGGGAAGTGCTATGTATTTGATAATAGAGTGACCGTTGATGTTAACTCGATAAATCCAGTGGTTGTATCTACTTGCAAAAATTGCGGTAAACAAACTCCCAAGATGATCAATTGTGCTAGTCCAAGTTGTAATGAGCACTTTACACAATGCGACGAATGCGGAGAAAAACTAGAAGGCTGTTGTTCAACAGCTTGTCAAGAAGATCCACTAAAGCGTCCGTATGATGGTACAGGTTATTATGTGAAAATACCTCAACCTGTTAATATCGAAAAAATAAGCAAAAGAAAACATAAAAACTTTCCACCTAAAGTTAGTTTAGAAAATTCCTTATAA
- a CDS encoding SusD/RagB family nutrient-binding outer membrane lipoprotein, with amino-acid sequence MNNTIKKISFAFLALSISLQACDKGFIDLNTDPVKTTHAYPSQFMANAFLNAITANMSRNRSFTNELMQVTVSIGEGDGKVFRYDFRPSWSSYLWDQHYKQLMNFNDMYLAASEGIGLNRSYQGVALLGQSWLFSILTDTYGDVPYSKALIGRDSLILEPQFDKQRDIYTGMFEKFEEANQLFKAGDALEASSDPIFSGDVLKWRKFSNSMYLRLLLRIAHKTEVGPNAINKIKEILEDNPNEYPIMSSNADVAVLRWTGQGAYVSPFMGTRAQDFRATSLASFFIDHLRDWNDPRLNIPEYGISSVNRLGIAPVSGNYIGVESGYAAGNAEDYTKLSYFYSYDQNAGVNSLQTEPLTGMLMNYAEVEFIKAEAIIRGWISGSAEIHYKSGVENNIKLWIPNWALPVQDYLTNADIQWDDSKTVAQKMQSLHLQKYYALFMVDMQQWFEHRRTGYPILPKGPGLKNNGEMPARMVYPVIVQSSNPNSYKEAVANQGADLINTKVWWQKPE; translated from the coding sequence ATGAATAATACGATAAAAAAAATATCTTTTGCTTTCTTGGCATTATCGATCAGTCTTCAGGCCTGTGATAAGGGTTTCATAGACTTAAATACAGATCCTGTAAAAACAACACATGCTTACCCTTCGCAATTTATGGCCAATGCATTTTTAAATGCAATCACAGCCAATATGAGTCGAAATAGAAGTTTTACCAATGAATTGATGCAAGTAACGGTTTCTATTGGTGAAGGAGATGGTAAAGTGTTTCGTTATGACTTTAGACCAAGTTGGTCAAGCTATCTGTGGGATCAACATTACAAGCAGCTTATGAACTTTAACGACATGTATCTGGCAGCCTCAGAAGGAATAGGTCTTAATAGATCCTATCAAGGAGTTGCACTACTTGGTCAATCATGGTTATTCTCCATATTGACAGATACCTACGGTGATGTCCCGTATTCAAAGGCATTAATCGGGAGAGATTCCCTTATTTTGGAACCACAGTTTGATAAACAACGGGATATCTACACCGGTATGTTTGAAAAATTTGAAGAGGCAAATCAATTATTCAAAGCAGGTGATGCTCTTGAAGCATCTAGTGATCCCATTTTTTCAGGAGATGTTCTGAAATGGCGCAAATTTTCAAATTCCATGTACCTGCGGTTATTGCTTCGTATTGCACACAAAACAGAGGTCGGTCCCAATGCAATTAATAAGATAAAAGAGATTCTAGAAGATAATCCAAATGAGTATCCGATCATGAGCAGTAATGCTGATGTTGCCGTTTTAAGATGGACTGGGCAAGGAGCTTATGTATCACCATTTATGGGAACTAGGGCACAGGATTTCCGTGCTACTTCTCTTGCATCTTTCTTTATTGATCATCTACGAGATTGGAACGATCCACGTCTCAACATTCCGGAATATGGGATTAGTAGTGTCAACAGATTGGGTATTGCACCTGTATCTGGAAACTATATTGGCGTAGAGAGCGGCTATGCTGCTGGAAACGCAGAAGATTACACAAAGTTGAGTTATTTCTATTCTTACGATCAAAATGCAGGGGTGAATAGTTTACAAACCGAACCATTGACTGGTATGTTGATGAATTATGCTGAAGTCGAGTTTATCAAAGCAGAAGCAATCATCAGAGGTTGGATTTCCGGATCTGCCGAAATTCACTATAAGAGTGGAGTAGAAAACAACATTAAGCTGTGGATTCCCAATTGGGCACTTCCGGTGCAAGATTACCTAACGAATGCGGACATACAGTGGGACGATAGTAAAACTGTCGCCCAAAAAATGCAAAGTCTGCATTTGCAGAAATATTATGCACTTTTTATGGTGGATATGCAGCAATGGTTTGAACATCGCAGAACCGGTTATCCAATTTTACCAAAAGGTCCAGGTTTGAAAAATAATGGTGAAATGCCAGCAAGAATGGTGTATCCAGTTATCGTACAGTCCTCAAATCCGAATAGCTATAAAGAAGCGGTTGCTAATCAAGGAGCTGATCTGATTAATACCAAAGTCTGGTGGCAAAAACCTGAATAG
- a CDS encoding YtxH domain-containing protein, translating into MNDNSKVVLALLAGLAAGTALGILFAPDKGTETRDKLNESLADLGDAIRERAEEQFDQLNDFKEKVVATLKTKINKGEEIFEDEITEHA; encoded by the coding sequence ATGAACGATAATAGTAAAGTAGTATTGGCATTATTAGCAGGTTTGGCAGCAGGAACCGCTTTAGGAATTTTATTCGCACCTGATAAAGGAACAGAGACAAGAGACAAGCTTAATGAATCCTTAGCTGATTTGGGAGATGCTATTCGTGAGCGTGCCGAAGAGCAATTTGATCAATTAAACGATTTTAAAGAAAAAGTTGTTGCTACTCTCAAAACAAAAATCAATAAAGGAGAAGAAATTTTCGAAGATGAAATTACAGAGCATGCTTAG
- the trmB gene encoding tRNA (guanosine(46)-N7)-methyltransferase TrmB, which translates to MGKDKLRKFAEIGTFDNVVELDAGKALKGQWAKSHFKNDHPIVVELACGKGEYTVNLAKLFPEKNFIGVDYKGNRIWRGAKTAIEEGIHNVGFLRIQIETILEHFDENEISEIWITFPDPQPQESREKKRLTNPTFLGRYKFVLKEGGLMNLKTDNDGFYNYTLEQIEILGLHKHAETADLYHSDLVNEVLSIKTYYEKKYLAVDKNINYVKWSFDQI; encoded by the coding sequence ATGGGTAAAGACAAACTTAGAAAATTTGCGGAGATTGGTACTTTTGACAATGTGGTAGAACTGGATGCAGGTAAAGCACTTAAAGGTCAGTGGGCAAAATCTCACTTTAAAAATGATCATCCAATCGTTGTAGAATTGGCTTGTGGAAAGGGTGAATATACGGTCAATCTGGCAAAGCTTTTTCCCGAGAAAAACTTTATTGGTGTGGACTATAAAGGAAATCGTATCTGGAGAGGTGCTAAAACAGCTATTGAAGAAGGGATTCATAATGTTGGTTTTCTGCGGATTCAGATCGAGACTATATTGGAGCACTTTGATGAAAATGAGATTTCTGAAATTTGGATTACATTTCCAGACCCGCAACCACAAGAAAGCCGTGAGAAAAAACGTTTAACAAACCCTACCTTCTTAGGTCGTTATAAGTTTGTATTAAAAGAAGGTGGATTGATGAATCTTAAAACGGACAATGATGGATTCTACAATTATACTTTGGAACAGATTGAAATTTTGGGATTGCATAAACACGCAGAAACTGCTGATTTATATCATTCTGATTTAGTCAATGAAGTATTATCGATTAAGACATATTATGAAAAAAAATATTTGGCCGTCGATAAGAACATAAATTATGTAAAATGGTCTTTTGATCAGATTTAA
- a CDS encoding YifB family Mg chelatase-like AAA ATPase, whose amino-acid sequence MLTKTYSSAVYGIEATSVAVEVNITAGTRYYIVGLPDNAIKESLQRIESAIVSCGYRMPRQKIVINLAPADIRKEGSAYDLAIATAILASSNQIEADRLADYLILGELSLDGRIQPIKGILPIAIQAVKDKFKGIILPEANAREAAIVSNLTVLGVDNLLQVIHFFNDKTNLKATTVAIEDEFTNQTDQNEDDFGDVKGQENIKRALEIAAAGGHNVILIGPPGAGKTMLAKRMPTILPPLTIEESLETTKIHSVAGQLSAKDSLMTRRPFRAPHHTISDVALVGGGTSPQPGEISLSHNGVLFLDELPEFKRTVLEVMRQPLESRSITISRAKFSVDYPASFMLIAAMNPCPCGYYNHPEKDCTCGTSTVQRYLSKISGPLLDRIDLHVEVTPVAFKELASDQKSEKSMHIRERVMAARKIQNERFKTLQHIHNNAQMSSTQVRERCQIDAEGRKLLKTAMEKLGLSARAYDRILKVARTIADMEKEANIKNHHLAEAIQFRSLDRQSWTG is encoded by the coding sequence ATGTTAACAAAAACCTATAGTAGTGCTGTATATGGTATTGAGGCAACCTCTGTAGCTGTAGAGGTAAATATAACTGCAGGGACGCGGTACTATATAGTTGGTTTGCCAGATAATGCAATTAAAGAAAGTCTACAAAGAATAGAAAGTGCCATTGTGTCTTGTGGATATCGTATGCCAAGGCAAAAAATAGTCATCAATCTTGCCCCTGCAGATATTCGAAAAGAAGGTTCCGCATATGATCTGGCGATTGCAACTGCCATATTAGCTTCTTCAAATCAAATTGAAGCGGATCGGCTAGCAGATTACCTGATCCTTGGAGAGCTATCATTAGATGGCCGTATTCAACCTATAAAGGGAATTTTACCGATAGCTATTCAAGCTGTAAAAGACAAATTTAAGGGTATTATCCTACCTGAGGCAAATGCCAGAGAAGCAGCTATAGTTTCAAACTTAACTGTCTTAGGTGTGGATAATTTATTGCAAGTGATTCATTTTTTTAATGACAAGACTAATTTAAAAGCTACAACTGTTGCTATTGAGGATGAATTTACAAATCAGACCGATCAAAATGAAGACGATTTCGGAGATGTCAAAGGACAAGAAAATATTAAACGAGCCTTGGAAATAGCAGCCGCTGGCGGTCATAATGTGATTTTGATAGGACCTCCGGGCGCGGGCAAAACAATGCTTGCCAAACGCATGCCCACGATATTGCCACCACTAACCATAGAGGAATCTTTGGAAACAACTAAAATACACTCTGTGGCAGGTCAATTATCGGCAAAAGATTCCCTAATGACGAGAAGACCTTTTCGAGCTCCACACCATACCATTTCGGACGTGGCACTGGTTGGTGGCGGCACCAGCCCTCAGCCAGGCGAAATTTCCTTATCCCACAATGGTGTATTATTTTTGGATGAGCTCCCTGAATTTAAAAGAACGGTATTAGAAGTGATGAGACAACCTTTGGAATCACGTAGTATTACCATATCAAGAGCTAAATTTTCGGTTGATTATCCCGCTAGTTTTATGCTTATAGCAGCTATGAATCCCTGTCCATGTGGCTATTATAATCATCCCGAAAAAGATTGTACCTGTGGCACGAGTACCGTGCAACGCTACTTAAGTAAGATATCGGGCCCTCTACTAGACCGTATCGATCTGCATGTAGAGGTCACCCCAGTAGCTTTTAAAGAACTAGCATCTGATCAAAAATCCGAAAAAAGCATGCACATCAGAGAACGGGTGATGGCTGCCAGAAAAATCCAAAATGAACGCTTTAAGACCCTTCAACATATCCATAATAATGCTCAAATGAGCAGTACACAAGTTCGGGAAAGATGTCAAATTGATGCCGAGGGAAGGAAATTACTTAAAACTGCCATGGAAAAATTAG
- a CDS encoding SusC/RagA family TonB-linked outer membrane protein, which translates to MNHYYLSHLKNALLVCSILKCSSHSLFASDLAFNTQVLPTILEQESVSFQGKVVGGNGRPLVDVSILNGNKSVGKTDKDGAFSLHVAKGTVLTFKSLGHRSHEEHVIKPSSHIEIKLHTTERALEEVVVTALGIKREEKSLGYSVSTVKGEELTNAVSSNWMDALSGKVAGLNLMRSGAGPVGSTKIILRGENNLTGENQALIVVDGVIINSGSGRRSGNVSDAIYGTGGDNMPADYGSGMDDLNPEDIESVSVLKGPGAAALYGQKAANGAVIITTKSGAKRNGKSLGITLNSNTSFESVNRWPDLQYEYGQGTGGSDYYSYGTSIDGGSTSGTSSAYGPKFDGQYFFQYDPNLQAVGTERTLWKPYKNINSFFDVGKTYMNTISIDGGTEKTNARFSATNVRNTWIVPNTGYDRNTVALSVNSRVSDKLSITSKVSYNNRHSDNLPGAGYGNQSLMYWYIFWQPSADVNWLQDYWVKGKEDRKIMYPFSSYPENPYAISYEFINRNNRNTFTGNAQASYQFSKEFSAQIRASIDFSSEDRGQLRPYDAGSKLAEGSYRTQEIFSKETNLDFLLKYDKKIHEDWQITATGGGGTLRNNYRMTSLASDGLTFPGVYNHTNNKYGIKSVQDIRNFEINSFYGLITAGFKDYLFFDATGRMDWSSTLATSIVPDKNVGFFYNSFNSSLVLSEVFSLPKTINFAKLRASVAWVGSGVDAPYMTQFGYVGGNPLIGGSLQNPSTLVNPYIEPLSTRSIEFGTDVRMFKNRLNIDVAVYQGNTSKQHLYRTIDPSSGYSRYLMNMGEVRNRGLEIAVNTNQLVNKHGFNWSSSITYSANTNKIMSIPDSSIVLQYRSVGSGQIVGLQEGSMGDMYGIGYQRAPDGQVIYDEKTGVALLTEQVVYLGNTIPTGKLSLGNTFSYKNFRLNVLFDTQWGAVGHSLTHYKLAEQGKTKNTLPGRYNGIIGNGVVSNGDGTYRKNDVVATNIDEYYRSHYGQDNAEGSTFPTDFIKFREARLDYSFKKDVLKRWGLDRATIGLYGRNLFIWSKWPAFDPEFGTLDGGDIVKGFEIAQFPSTRTIGFNLVLGF; encoded by the coding sequence ATGAATCATTATTACCTATCACATTTAAAAAATGCACTGCTTGTATGTAGTATACTCAAATGCAGTTCTCATTCTCTTTTTGCGTCAGATCTCGCGTTCAACACTCAAGTATTACCAACAATTTTGGAACAAGAAAGTGTTTCCTTTCAAGGAAAAGTAGTGGGTGGAAATGGGCGACCACTTGTTGATGTTTCTATTCTAAATGGCAATAAGAGCGTTGGAAAGACGGATAAAGATGGGGCATTTTCATTGCATGTTGCTAAGGGAACTGTTTTGACTTTTAAGTCATTGGGGCACCGGAGTCATGAGGAACATGTGATTAAACCATCTTCCCATATTGAGATCAAATTACACACCACCGAGCGCGCATTAGAAGAAGTGGTTGTCACGGCATTAGGTATCAAGCGTGAAGAAAAGTCTCTCGGTTATTCAGTTAGTACTGTAAAAGGTGAGGAGCTTACCAATGCCGTTTCGAGTAACTGGATGGATGCGCTCTCTGGTAAAGTTGCTGGACTCAATCTGATGCGTTCAGGAGCAGGACCAGTTGGATCAACTAAGATTATCTTACGTGGAGAGAATAATCTAACTGGAGAAAACCAAGCATTGATTGTTGTTGATGGTGTGATTATCAATAGTGGGTCAGGCAGACGATCAGGTAATGTTTCGGATGCTATTTATGGCACTGGAGGTGATAATATGCCCGCAGATTATGGTTCAGGGATGGATGACTTAAATCCGGAAGATATCGAAAGTGTTTCGGTATTAAAGGGACCGGGAGCAGCAGCTCTTTATGGACAAAAAGCAGCCAATGGTGCAGTGATCATCACGACTAAATCAGGTGCTAAAAGAAATGGAAAGTCATTAGGGATAACATTAAATTCAAATACTTCATTTGAAAGCGTCAATCGTTGGCCAGATCTGCAATATGAGTATGGCCAGGGTACAGGAGGCTCAGATTATTACTCATATGGAACTTCGATTGATGGAGGGAGTACAAGTGGTACTAGTTCTGCTTATGGTCCTAAGTTTGATGGTCAGTACTTTTTTCAGTATGATCCCAATCTTCAAGCAGTAGGAACAGAGCGGACACTTTGGAAACCTTATAAAAATATCAATAGTTTTTTTGACGTTGGCAAAACGTATATGAATACCATTTCGATCGATGGTGGAACAGAAAAAACCAATGCACGTTTCTCTGCAACGAATGTTCGTAATACATGGATTGTTCCCAATACAGGTTATGATCGCAATACCGTCGCTTTATCGGTCAATTCTAGAGTTAGTGATAAATTGAGTATCACTTCTAAGGTCAGTTATAATAACCGTCATAGTGATAATCTTCCTGGAGCAGGTTATGGTAATCAATCGTTGATGTATTGGTATATCTTTTGGCAACCTAGTGCGGATGTGAACTGGTTACAAGATTATTGGGTAAAAGGCAAAGAGGACCGGAAAATCATGTATCCATTCAGCAGTTACCCTGAAAATCCGTATGCGATCTCTTATGAATTTATCAACCGTAATAACCGTAATACATTTACCGGAAATGCACAAGCCTCTTATCAGTTTTCAAAAGAATTTAGTGCACAGATCAGAGCATCTATAGATTTTTCCAGTGAAGACCGAGGACAGTTAAGACCTTATGATGCTGGTTCTAAATTGGCCGAAGGAAGTTATCGTACACAAGAAATCTTTTCTAAAGAAACCAATCTCGATTTCTTATTGAAATATGATAAAAAAATACATGAAGATTGGCAAATAACTGCTACAGGAGGTGGTGGTACACTGCGTAATAATTACCGAATGACATCCCTGGCCTCGGATGGCTTGACTTTTCCAGGAGTATATAACCATACCAATAATAAGTACGGTATCAAAAGTGTTCAGGATATTAGAAATTTTGAAATTAATAGTTTTTATGGTTTAATTACCGCAGGGTTCAAAGATTATTTATTTTTTGATGCAACGGGGCGTATGGACTGGTCAAGTACCTTAGCAACATCCATCGTTCCTGATAAAAATGTTGGGTTCTTCTATAATTCTTTCAATAGTAGTTTGGTACTATCAGAAGTATTTTCATTACCCAAAACTATTAATTTCGCAAAATTGCGTGCCTCTGTTGCTTGGGTAGGGTCGGGTGTTGATGCTCCCTATATGACACAATTTGGATATGTCGGTGGTAACCCACTGATTGGAGGCTCCTTGCAGAACCCATCTACACTCGTCAATCCGTATATCGAACCGCTTTCAACACGATCAATAGAATTTGGAACAGATGTTCGCATGTTTAAGAATCGTTTAAATATTGATGTCGCAGTTTATCAGGGGAATACAAGTAAACAACATCTTTACCGTACAATAGATCCATCATCAGGTTACTCCAGATACCTGATGAATATGGGAGAAGTTCGTAATAGAGGATTGGAAATCGCTGTCAATACCAATCAGTTAGTCAATAAACACGGATTTAATTGGTCATCGAGTATCACCTATAGTGCTAATACCAATAAAATTATGTCCATTCCCGACTCTTCGATTGTGCTTCAGTATCGCTCAGTTGGAAGTGGTCAAATTGTAGGCTTACAAGAGGGAAGTATGGGTGATATGTACGGTATAGGATATCAACGTGCTCCAGATGGCCAGGTGATATACGATGAAAAAACAGGTGTAGCGTTATTAACAGAGCAAGTTGTCTATTTAGGTAACACAATTCCTACAGGTAAATTAAGCTTAGGAAATACATTTAGTTACAAAAATTTTAGATTAAATGTCTTATTCGACACGCAGTGGGGAGCAGTTGGTCATTCTTTGACACATTATAAACTCGCTGAACAAGGAAAAACAAAAAATACACTTCCAGGTCGTTATAATGGTATTATTGGAAATGGAGTTGTTTCCAATGGTGATGGTACATATCGCAAAAATGATGTAGTAGCAACCAATATTGACGAATATTATCGTTCACATTATGGTCAAGACAATGCCGAAGGAAGTACATTCCCAACCGATTTTATCAAATTTCGAGAAGCAAGATTAGATTATTCTTTCAAAAAAGATGTTTTAAAACGATGGGGTCTAGATAGGGCGACAATCGGTCTTTATGGAAGAAACCTATTTATTTGGTCTAAATGGCCAGCCTTTGATCCTGAGTTTGGAACATTAGATGGTGGAGATATTGTGAAAGGTTTTGAAATCGCTCAATTTCCTTCAACACGCACAATAGGGTTTAATTTAGTCTTGGGTTTTTAA